The Methanosphaera stadtmanae DSM 3091 genome includes a window with the following:
- a CDS encoding ABC transporter substrate-binding protein translates to MVNKKYIGIAVVLLIIIAGAVFYFTSSNDDNTVSIGYLPSDHDAALFVANASNMYTDAGLKVELHEYNNGGDLMTAMASGTVDVGYVGITPVLSSIQKGVPVKVIAGAQTEGSGLVTKDPNIKSITDLKGKKIATPGEASIQYMLLKYDLKKHGMSINDITSPSMKVASMNDALKTGSIDAMLTYEPYVSIATQVNNQTLIEDSSSILSNHPCCVVAVSQSFIDKHPQQVQKIADIHKKATEKLESDPEGCVQYLPKNIVPNETVEKGILSNMSWVSDLNDTYKDNIHTFMNTEKDLGIINNTISDDKLFYTA, encoded by the coding sequence ATGGTTAATAAAAAATATATAGGCATTGCAGTAGTGCTTTTAATTATCATTGCTGGAGCAGTATTTTACTTCACATCAAGTAATGATGATAACACAGTATCAATAGGTTATCTGCCTAGTGATCACGATGCAGCACTATTTGTAGCAAATGCTTCAAATATGTATACTGATGCAGGATTAAAAGTAGAATTACATGAATATAATAATGGTGGAGACTTAATGACAGCTATGGCAAGTGGTACTGTAGATGTAGGGTATGTAGGTATAACACCAGTATTGTCTTCAATACAAAAAGGAGTTCCTGTAAAAGTAATTGCTGGAGCACAAACAGAAGGAAGTGGATTAGTAACAAAAGATCCTAATATTAAATCCATAACAGATTTAAAAGGAAAAAAAATAGCAACACCAGGAGAAGCTTCAATACAATACATGTTACTAAAATATGACTTGAAAAAACATGGCATGTCTATAAATGACATAACAAGTCCTAGTATGAAAGTAGCAAGTATGAATGATGCATTAAAAACTGGAAGTATTGATGCAATGTTAACATATGAACCATATGTATCAATAGCTACACAAGTAAATAATCAAACATTAATAGAAGATTCTAGTAGTATATTAAGTAATCATCCATGTTGTGTAGTTGCTGTATCACAAAGCTTCATTGATAAACATCCACAACAAGTTCAAAAAATTGCAGATATTCATAAAAAAGCAACAGAAAAATTAGAATCTGATCCAGAAGGATGTGTACAATACTTACCTAAAAATATTGTACCTAATGAAACTGTTGAAAAAGGAATTCTTAGTAATATGAGTTGGGTATCTGACTTAAATGATACATACAAAGACAATATACATACATTTATGAACACTGAAAAGGATTTAGGAATAATAAATAACACAATCAGTGATGATAAATTATTCTACACTGCTTAA
- a CDS encoding HD domain-containing protein yields the protein MKKTKTNTSYLEVTLQDKTGQIKGRMFKHRPFKTYAKIEKNTVWNIVGKIQEFPTESGRFNILIESMNPTTNYNEEDFIRKVEDYDKHVEFLFNTIETIENIHLKKLLKEFFNDEEFKNNFLTAPAAKIHHHNYKGGLLVHTNEVIKICQTITYIYNKINYDLLITGAILHDIGKIETYDYETENIEMKYEGIMLDHLFIGANMIENRIKKIDAPKKLKIQLIHMILSHHGDTSLGWGSAVSPKTPEALALHHADDMSAKITSSLENK from the coding sequence ATGAAAAAAACAAAAACAAACACATCATATCTTGAAGTAACACTACAAGACAAAACAGGACAAATAAAAGGTAGAATGTTTAAACACAGACCATTTAAAACGTATGCAAAGATAGAAAAAAATACTGTGTGGAATATTGTTGGAAAAATACAAGAATTTCCAACTGAGAGTGGAAGATTTAATATATTAATTGAAAGTATGAACCCAACAACAAACTACAATGAAGAAGATTTTATAAGAAAAGTAGAAGACTATGATAAACATGTAGAATTTCTATTTAACACCATAGAAACAATTGAAAATATCCACCTAAAAAAATTATTAAAAGAATTTTTTAATGATGAAGAATTTAAAAATAATTTTTTAACAGCACCTGCTGCAAAAATACATCATCATAATTATAAAGGAGGACTACTTGTTCATACAAATGAAGTAATAAAAATATGTCAAACAATAACATACATCTACAACAAAATCAACTATGATTTACTAATAACTGGAGCAATACTTCATGATATAGGAAAAATTGAAACATATGACTATGAAACTGAAAACATTGAAATGAAATATGAAGGAATCATGTTAGATCATCTATTTATTGGAGCAAATATGATAGAAAATAGAATTAAAAAAATTGATGCACCCAAAAAACTTAAAATACAACTAATACATATGATACTTAGTCATCATGGAGACACATCCCTTGGATGGGGTTCTGCAGTGAGTCCAAAAACTCCTGAAGCATTAGCACTACATCATGCAGATGATATGAGTGCAAAAATTACCAGTTCATTAGAAAATAAATAA
- a CDS encoding inositol-3-phosphate synthase: MDKIKIAIVGMGNCASSLIQGIYYYADKTETDVDGLMHWTIDGYKPSDIEVVAAIDIDKRKVGKDVSEAIYAKPNCTTIFYPNMEKTGVKVTMGRVLDGVAPHMSNYKDDSTFIISEEAEKSKEEIVSLLKESKAEMLVNYLPVGSEEAGKFYADCALEAGIAFINCVPIFIVSDPEYEQKFKEKGLPCIGDDIKAQIGATITHRTLANLFKDRGVILDKTYQLNTGGNTDFLNMLNHDRLSSKRESKTEAVQSVLAHRLDDDNIHIGPSDYVPWQKDNKLCFLRMEGRTFGDVPMNIELRLSVEDSPNSAGCVIDAIRCCKLALKRNISGALTSISSYTMKHPPIQYTDDVAHDKVTEFIEGELER; this comes from the coding sequence ATGGATAAAATTAAAATAGCAATTGTCGGAATGGGTAACTGTGCTAGTTCTTTAATACAAGGAATTTACTATTATGCAGATAAAACAGAAACAGATGTCGATGGCCTAATGCACTGGACTATAGATGGATATAAACCATCAGATATAGAAGTAGTAGCAGCAATTGATATTGATAAGAGAAAAGTAGGAAAAGATGTAAGTGAAGCAATATATGCTAAACCAAACTGTACAACAATCTTCTATCCAAATATGGAAAAAACTGGTGTAAAAGTAACAATGGGACGAGTACTTGATGGTGTAGCACCACATATGTCTAATTATAAAGATGATTCAACTTTTATAATCTCTGAAGAAGCAGAAAAATCCAAAGAAGAAATAGTCTCATTATTAAAAGAAAGTAAAGCTGAAATGTTAGTTAACTATTTACCAGTTGGATCTGAAGAAGCAGGAAAATTCTATGCTGACTGTGCACTTGAAGCAGGAATAGCATTTATTAATTGTGTACCCATATTCATTGTAAGTGACCCTGAATATGAACAAAAATTCAAAGAAAAAGGATTACCATGTATTGGTGATGATATAAAAGCACAAATTGGTGCTACTATTACACATAGAACATTGGCTAACCTATTTAAGGATAGAGGTGTAATATTAGATAAAACATATCAATTAAATACTGGTGGTAACACGGACTTTTTAAATATGTTAAATCATGATAGATTATCATCTAAAAGAGAATCTAAAACAGAAGCTGTACAATCAGTCCTAGCACATAGATTAGATGATGATAACATACACATTGGTCCAAGTGACTATGTTCCATGGCAAAAAGACAATAAGTTATGTTTCTTACGTATGGAAGGTAGAACATTTGGTGATGTGCCAATGAATATTGAATTAAGATTAAGTGTAGAAGATAGTCCAAACAGTGCTGGATGTGTAATTGATGCTATACGTTGTTGTAAATTAGCTCTTAAAAGAAATATTAGTGGTGCACTTACATCTATCTCATCATATACAATGAAACACCCACCAATTCAATATACTGATGATGTAGCTCATGATAAAGTTACTGAGTTTATTGAAGGAGAATTGGAAAGATAG
- a CDS encoding tRNA methyltransferase produces the protein MITVLRLDHRLGRDTRITTHVCLTARAFGADKVILSGEHDKHIIESAQKVVENWGGDFEVEYQKAYRPVIKEHKQKGFEIIHLTMYGKHVEDVVPTIRDNNRDKLIIVGGSRVPTDVYEAADWNLSVTNQPHSEVAALAICLHYMMDGSELKTVYDDGKMQIVPNNEHKEVIKNE, from the coding sequence ATGATAACAGTTTTAAGATTAGATCATAGACTTGGAAGAGATACAAGAATCACAACTCATGTTTGTTTAACAGCTCGTGCTTTTGGAGCAGATAAAGTAATTTTAAGTGGAGAACATGATAAACATATTATTGAATCTGCACAAAAAGTTGTAGAAAATTGGGGTGGTGATTTTGAAGTTGAATATCAAAAAGCTTATAGGCCAGTTATTAAGGAACATAAACAGAAAGGATTTGAAATTATACATTTAACTATGTATGGAAAACATGTTGAAGATGTAGTTCCTACAATTAGGGATAATAATCGTGATAAACTTATAATTGTTGGAGGATCACGAGTTCCAACAGATGTTTATGAAGCTGCAGACTGGAATTTAAGTGTTACAAATCAACCACACTCTGAAGTTGCAGCTTTAGCTATTTGTCTTCATTATATGATGGATGGAAGTGAATTAAAAACAGTTTATGATGATGGTAAAATGCAAATAGTTCCAAATAATGAACATAAAGAAGTAATTAAAAATGAGTAA
- the cobS gene encoding adenosylcobinamide-GDP ribazoletransferase, whose amino-acid sequence MVNVNKKNVQGKAKVKPSLTGFLGLISFSTRIPIKRYVTIEQMSGSVILWPYIGLGIGIIGAVMAYILSNIFGFSSFLTATMLYCFLIWFTGFNHVDGILDMGDGLMAHGEPEKRLSIMRDSMVGAGGIATFFIIAIMTIAALSSVPAQYLIASIILMELCAKLSMITSMVFGRTDSNGIGKEIKKGMDYKILIFTIIISLIIGYFLLNASGVMAVFASVISGLYLSNVADKSFGCVTGDIFGASNEIAKVVSLLFIILNLNIMLL is encoded by the coding sequence ATGGTTAATGTAAACAAAAAAAATGTTCAAGGAAAAGCTAAGGTAAAACCATCACTCACCGGTTTTTTAGGTTTAATTTCCTTTTCAACAAGAATACCTATTAAAAGATACGTTACAATAGAACAAATGTCTGGTTCTGTAATACTCTGGCCATATATTGGTCTGGGTATTGGGATAATTGGAGCAGTAATGGCATATATACTTTCAAATATATTTGGATTTTCAAGTTTTTTAACAGCAACAATGCTTTATTGTTTTTTAATATGGTTTACAGGATTTAATCATGTTGATGGTATTCTTGATATGGGTGATGGCTTAATGGCACATGGAGAACCAGAAAAACGATTAAGTATTATGCGTGATTCAATGGTGGGTGCTGGTGGAATTGCAACCTTTTTCATAATTGCAATCATGACAATAGCAGCACTTTCATCAGTTCCAGCACAGTATTTAATAGCTTCAATTATATTAATGGAGTTATGTGCAAAGTTAAGTATGATTACATCAATGGTATTTGGAAGAACTGATTCTAATGGAATTGGTAAGGAAATTAAAAAAGGAATGGATTATAAAATATTAATATTTACTATTATAATTTCATTAATAATAGGTTACTTTTTATTAAATGCATCAGGTGTTATGGCAGTATTTGCATCAGTTATTTCTGGATTGTATTTATCAAATGTTGCTGATAAATCATTTGGTTGTGTTACTGGGGATATCTTTGGTGCATCTAATGAAATAGCAAAAGTAGTATCACTATTATTTATAATATTAAATTTAAACATAATGTTATTGTAG
- the larC gene encoding nickel pincer cofactor biosynthesis protein LarC gives MVLIIDGQTSGLAGNMFIGAFIDLGANKDDIINVIKTYANEFGDIDITITKQPKSGIMCTYAQINTTDKSTRHYNEIIEKLDDITQKHYPDNEIILKTINLSKKIFKTLAIAESKVHGKSLDQLHFHEVGCADAVADIIGSSYAYYLLNLDKEKVYSLPVATGSGTVKTQHGILPVPAPAVLNILKNVPTIGGCVNTEICTPTGCAILVNITDEYVSSYPYVTRKTIGYGAGKKDLEVLNALRLVHANSVTKNDTVTILETNIDTLSGEVLGSLYDKLLSEGARDVTITPTIMKKNRPGQIIKVICRNNDAQHITNVLMEETGTLGVRVIPTVHRGVAIRENIHEKININGTWEDVRFKIGYINDKIIKCTPEYDDIKKIANKTSIPIKDLIKYVEMEYRINNRGD, from the coding sequence ATGGTTTTAATAATTGATGGACAAACATCGGGACTTGCAGGAAATATGTTTATTGGAGCATTTATTGATTTAGGTGCTAATAAAGATGATATTATTAATGTTATTAAAACTTATGCTAATGAATTTGGTGATATAGATATTACCATAACAAAACAACCAAAATCAGGTATAATGTGTACATATGCCCAAATTAACACAACAGATAAGAGTACACGACATTATAATGAAATTATTGAAAAATTAGATGATATAACACAAAAACATTATCCAGACAATGAAATTATATTAAAAACAATAAATTTATCTAAAAAAATATTTAAAACACTTGCCATAGCTGAGTCTAAAGTTCATGGAAAATCATTAGATCAATTACATTTCCATGAAGTAGGATGTGCTGATGCTGTAGCTGATATAATTGGTTCATCATATGCATATTATCTACTAAATCTTGATAAAGAAAAAGTATATTCTCTTCCAGTTGCAACAGGTAGTGGAACTGTGAAAACACAACATGGTATTCTACCAGTACCTGCTCCTGCAGTACTTAACATACTAAAGAATGTTCCAACTATTGGGGGATGTGTTAATACTGAAATATGTACACCAACAGGATGTGCTATTCTTGTAAATATTACTGATGAGTATGTATCATCATATCCTTATGTTACAAGAAAAACTATTGGATATGGAGCTGGAAAAAAGGATCTTGAAGTTCTTAATGCACTAAGATTAGTACATGCTAATAGTGTAACTAAAAATGATACTGTAACCATATTAGAGACAAATATTGATACTTTAAGTGGTGAAGTTCTTGGAAGTTTATATGATAAACTATTATCTGAAGGTGCAAGGGATGTTACAATCACACCTACAATAATGAAAAAAAATAGGCCAGGACAAATCATTAAGGTTATATGTAGAAATAATGATGCTCAACATATAACAAATGTTCTTATGGAGGAAACTGGAACATTAGGTGTTCGTGTAATTCCAACTGTACATAGAGGTGTTGCAATTAGAGAAAATATTCATGAAAAAATAAATATCAATGGTACCTGGGAAGATGTAAGATTTAAAATAGGGTATATTAATGATAAGATAATTAAATGTACTCCTGAATATGATGATATTAAAAAAATAGCCAATAAAACATCCATTCCTATTAAAGATTTAATAAAATATGTAGAAATGGAATATAGAATAAATAATAGAGGAGATTAA